A section of the Macadamia integrifolia cultivar HAES 741 chromosome 9, SCU_Mint_v3, whole genome shotgun sequence genome encodes:
- the LOC122088865 gene encoding desiccation-related protein PCC13-62-like has product MAAASSCAFTFLIIISLLLLHPISSNSSPLPQEDPEESMHIIPKSDVDFLEFPLNLEYLEAEFFLWGALGFGLDRVAPNLTMGGPSPIGVRQANLSPFIRDIITQFAFQEIGHLRAIKKTVPGFPRPLLDLSARSFAKIMDKAFGHRLQPPFDPYADGLNFLIASYLVPYVGLTGYVGANPHLIAAPSKRLVAGLLGVESAQDAVIRTLLYEKASMRVPPYEITVAEFTRRISELRNDLGHVGIKDEGIVVPTKLGAEGRLSGNTIAGNKYSISYSRTPEEILRIVYGSGDEHVPGGFYPKGADGRIAKSHLHNA; this is encoded by the exons ATGGCTGCAGCTTCTTCTTGTGCCTTCACCTTCCTGATCatcatctctcttctccttctccacccAATCTCTTCCAACTCTTCTCCACTCCCACAAGAAGATCCTGAAGAATCTATGCATATTATCCCTAAATCTGATGTAGATTTTCTTGAGTTTCCTCTAAATTTAGAGTACTTGGAAGCTGAGTTCTTCCTGTGGGGAGCTTTGGGATTTGGGTTAGATAGAGTTGCTCCTAACTTAACCATGGGAGGCCCATCACCAATCGGAGTAAGGCAGGCAAATCTGAGTCCTTTCATTAGGGATATCATCACCCAGTTTGCCTTCCAGGAGATTGGACATTTAAG GGCCATTAAGAAGACAGTTCCAGGATTCCCAAGGCCATTACTGGACTTGAGCGCCAGATCCTTTGCTAAGATCATGGATAAGGCTTTTGGACATAGATTGCAACCACCATTTGATCCTTATGCCGATGGACTCAACTTCCTAATTGCTTCATACCTTGTCCCTTATGTTGGACTCACGGGATACGTTGGAGCTAACCCTCACCTCATTGCGGCTCCTTCTAAGAGG CTTGTTGCTGGCCTTCTCGGAGTGGAATCAGCTCAAGATGCCGTAATTCGAACATTGCTTTACGAAAAAGCTTCCATGAGGGTACCTCCGTATGAAATCACAGTTGCAGAGTTCACTAGAAGGATTTCAGAACTAAGGAACGATCTAGGGCATGTAGGCATAAAAGATGAAGGCATTGTTGTTCCAACCAAGTTAGGTGCCGAAGGAAGACTATCTGGCAATACAATTGCGGGTAATAAGTATTCTATTTCATATTCAAGGACTCCTGAAGAAATATTGAGGATTGTCTATGGGAGTGGAGATGAACATGTACCTGGTGGTTTCTATCCTAAAGGAGCTGATGGTAGGATTGCAAAGTCTCATCTGCACAATGCTTAA
- the LOC122088252 gene encoding heavy metal-associated isoprenylated plant protein 45, with translation MFWCFRQPRISNALQIVELLVHMDCEGCKRMIRKAISKLDGVDRLDIDMDKQKVTVTGYVDQGRVLKAVRRTGRKAEFWPYPYDGEYYPFASQYLDESNYTTSYNYYRHGFNEHMHGYFPNLSYVHVVDDHTYTLFSDENVHACTIM, from the exons ATGTTTTGGTGCTTCAGGCAACCGCGAATTTCCAATGCCTTACAA ATTGTGGAGCTTCTTGTTCATATGGATTGTGAAGGATGTAAAAGAATGATAAGAAAAGCAATCTCTAAGTTAGATG GAGTTGATAGGTTGGACATAGACATGGATAAGCAGAAGGTGACAGTGACTGGATATGTTGATCAGGGACGTGTTCTAAAGGCGGTGAGACGCACCGGTAGGAAGGCGGAGTTCTGGCCATATCCCTATGATGGAGAATACTATCCATTTGCATCACAGTATCTAGATGAATCCAATTACACAACATCTTATAACTATTACAGGCATGGGTTTAATGAACATATGCATGGCTACTTCCCCAACCTCTCATATGTTCATGTTGTTGATGATCATACATATACTCTATTCAGTGATGAGAATGTTCATGCTTGCACCATTATGTGA